From the genome of Virgibacillus siamensis, one region includes:
- a CDS encoding DUF4129 domain-containing protein: protein MNTTKRLLDFLYECFFLFTVMEILYIIAHGLVPILPIVLVIMLNGVFFLFFHNKKAIPLPILLMLILGSLLLGFFTGLNIYASLIWTSMVSWRSYVHFVKVDIERENQHVLFIVSLVLCLIVYFPLTDVAYNEILLMLPFIQFIFLILLKVLGMVQTQIYSNSRKYMIWAAGTVVSAVLISFLGIYLFPVFNRILVAIITGIGAAAGLLIYPVKWLLQLLIGDDAIELKKDDEKEKEAEKKELLEKMNEQGDTVSFLNYELIVLAVVVIILIVIGIYFYKRKISIDVDDADSNPIKRQASHTKVNRRFQRIRPPKDAIRKKLYQLQKTLAKKGFPRYEYESVEEWFRRLNFNVPDMQAVITGYQKVRYGNLELSQRERERFEKGIKQLMDEAKLNKT, encoded by the coding sequence ATGAATACAACGAAACGATTGCTGGACTTTTTGTATGAATGTTTTTTCCTGTTCACAGTGATGGAAATCCTCTATATCATTGCACACGGCCTGGTACCTATATTGCCGATCGTACTTGTGATTATGCTGAATGGTGTATTTTTCTTATTTTTTCACAACAAAAAAGCGATTCCCCTGCCTATACTGCTGATGTTGATTCTGGGAAGCTTGCTGCTTGGCTTCTTTACGGGGTTAAACATATACGCGTCACTCATTTGGACATCGATGGTTTCTTGGCGTTCGTATGTTCATTTTGTGAAAGTCGATATAGAACGTGAAAATCAGCATGTCTTGTTTATTGTGTCACTTGTGCTTTGTTTAATTGTTTATTTTCCACTTACGGATGTTGCGTATAACGAAATCTTACTCATGCTGCCGTTTATCCAATTTATATTTTTAATCTTGCTGAAAGTGCTTGGCATGGTGCAAACTCAGATTTATTCCAACAGTCGTAAGTATATGATTTGGGCGGCAGGAACGGTCGTGTCTGCTGTTCTTATCTCATTTCTGGGAATTTATCTTTTCCCGGTATTCAATAGGATACTGGTAGCGATTATTACAGGAATTGGTGCTGCTGCAGGATTACTGATTTATCCGGTGAAGTGGCTATTGCAGTTGCTGATTGGTGATGATGCAATTGAATTGAAGAAAGATGATGAAAAGGAAAAAGAAGCCGAGAAAAAGGAATTATTGGAAAAAATGAATGAGCAGGGTGATACGGTTTCTTTCTTAAATTATGAGCTGATTGTGCTGGCTGTTGTTGTCATCATCTTAATTGTAATTGGCATTTACTTTTATAAACGAAAAATTAGTATAGATGTGGATGATGCTGACTCCAATCCGATTAAAAGGCAAGCATCTCATACAAAAGTTAACCGCCGTTTCCAACGAATCCGTCCACCGAAAGATGCGATTCGCAAAAAATTGTATCAGCTGCAAAAAACACTGGCCAAAAAAGGATTTCCGCGCTATGAGTATGAATCCGTTGAGGAATGGTTCCGACGGTTAAACTTTAACGTACCGGATATGCAGGCGGTTATTACAGGCTATCAAAAAGTGCGCTACGGAAATCTGGAGTTATCGCAACGCGAACGTGAACGATTTGAAAAGGGCATAAAACAACTGATGGATGAAGCGAAACTGAATAAAACCTAA